In the Actinomycetes bacterium genome, CTGCTGGCCGCCTGGGCCGCGCTGCTGCGCGGGGACCGCCGCCGGGCCGGGCTCGGCGCGTGGGTGGTGGCCCTGGTCGGGCTCGGTGCCAGCCTGGGGCTGTCCCTGCTGCGGGTCACCCCGGCGCCGCTCGGGGTCGAGGTCGCGGTCTGGCCGGGGGCCGCCACCCTGCTCGGCGGGGGCGCCCTCGTGGCGGCCGCGGTGCTCGGCGCCGAGGGGCTGCGGGAGCGGCTGGCCGGCCACCACTTCGGCTGGCGACAACCGGTGGCCGTCGTGCTCCTGGTGGCCGCGATGGCCGCGCCGGTGCTGCTGGCCGGCGGCTGGCTGGCCCGCGGCGCGGGTGACGGCGTGCTGGCCCGTGGCGCCGGCGACGTGCTCCCCGCGTACGTGGTGGCGTCCAGCCAGACCCCGTCCCGGCCGCGCACCCTGGTCGTGGAGGTGGACACCGACGGCCGGGCGAGCTACGCGTTGGTGGCCGGGCCGGGCCGGGTGCTCGGAGACGCCGACGTCGCCCCGCCCGCGAGCACGGTCGCCGCGCTCGGACCGGTGCTGGCCGACGTCCTCGGTGGCCGGGCGGACGAGCAGGCCGTCGCGGCCATGGCCGGCTACGGAGTCGGCTTCCTCGAGGTGGCCGACCCGGCGCCGGACCGCGTCGTCCGCGCCGTGGACGGGGTGCCGGGGCTGGCCAGGGTCGGTGCCGTCCAGGGGGCGGCCGTGTGGCGGCTGCTGCAGGCCGGGCCGCGGGTGCGCATCGAGCGGCCGGCCGCCGCCGACGTGCCGGTGAAGGCGGACGCCACGGCCGCGACCACCACCGTGGACACCCCGGTCATCGGGGGGCCGGCCGGGCGGACCCTCGTGCTGGCCGAGAGCGCCGACCCGGGCTGGTGGGCGACCCTCGACGGGACCGCGCTCACCAGGGCGGCCGCCTTCGACGGCTGGGCCCAGGCCTTCACCCTGCCCGCCGGCGGCGGCCGGCTGCAGGTCGGCCACCGGGAGGCCCAGCGGGTCGGCTGGCTGGTCGCGCAGGGCGTGCTTCTCGTGGCGGTCGTCGTGCTCGCGACGCCCGGACGCCGGCGTCCGACGGAGGACGACGAGTGAGGCTCACCCGACCGTTCGCCGTGCTGCTGGCCGTGGCCGCGGTGCTGGGCGGGGCCGTCGCAGTCACCGCCGCCGCGCAGCCGGCCGCGCCGACAGCTGCACGTGGATCCGGTGGCGCCACCGTGCCGGTCGAGCGGCTCACCCTGGTCTGTCCGGGCGCGGTGACCCGGGCCGACGTCCAGCAGGCGTACGTCACGGCGATCTCACCGGAGGGTGGCGACGGCACGCTGCGGGTCGAGGCGCTCGGCGCGGCCCCCGACGCGAAACCGTTGCTGGCGGCCCCGGCCAGCCGCCCGGACGGGCCGGTGACGCTGCGCTACCCGGTGCCGGCGGCCGGCCCGAGCACGCTGGTCGTGCAGGCCACCGGGGCGCTGGCCAGGGGGCTCACCGCAGACGTGTCCGTGCGGGCGTCGGCCGGCGCGGCCAGAGGGCGCAGCAACGTGTCCTGCACGGCCCCGCAGCCGGACGCCTGGTTCGTCGGCGGGGGAGCCACGGTGGGCCGCCGGTCCGCGCTCTACCTGTCCAACACCGACGCCACCGCGGCGACCGTGGACGTGACCGTCTTCACCCCGACCGGCGCCCAGCAGCCGGCGGCCGCCCAGGGCCTGCTTGTCCCTGCGGGCCAGCAGCGGGTGCTCGCCCTGGACGCGCTGGTGCCCGGGACCGCCGCCACCGCTGTCGCGGTCTCGTCAGTCAGCGGCCGGGTGGCCTCGGCGCTGGCCGACGTCGTGGTCAACGGGCTGGACCCCGGGGGGGTGGACTGGGTGCCCCCGTCGGTCGAGCCGGCCCGCTCCCTGGTCATCCCGGGCGTCCCCGGCGACGCCGACGCGAAGTCGGTCCTGCAGCTCGTGGCCCCCGGACCCGGGGACGCCGTCGTCCACCTGAGGCTGCTCACCGGCGAGGGGTCGATCGTGCCGCTGGGCATCGACACCCTGCAGGTGCCGGCCGGCCAGCTGGTCGAGGTGCCGCTGGACAAGGTGAAGCCGCAGGGCGGCTACGCGATCGAGGCGGACGCCGACCAGCCGATGGTCGGCGGGGTCCGGACGGTCCGCGCCGGTCAGTACCCCGACTTCGCCTACACGGCCGCGGCTGCCGCGCTGCCCGGTGCCGCGGCCGTCACCGACGTCGAGGCGTCGGTGCGGGTGTCCACGGTGCTGCTGCTCACCGCGCCCGGCGACACCGACGTCAGCGCGACGCTGACCACGCTGCCGCCGGCCGGGTCGAAGCCGCCCGCAGTGCCCAAGCCGGTCACGGTGAAGGTGCCAGCGGGGCGGACCACTGTGGTCCAGCTCGGTGTCTCCGGGTACCGGGTGGCGGCCGTCGTCACGCCGGCCGCCGGCGCCGGCCCGCTCTACGTGGCCTGGCTGACCACCGAGCAGGGCCCACGCGGGCCGCTGATCACCGGCGGCCCCGTGGTCGCCAGCCCGGCCACCATGCGGGTGCCCGCGGTGCTGCCCGACCCGATGGCAGGTCTGGGCGCCGGGTCAGCCACCGGCTGAGCGGTCAGTCCCCGTCCCCGTCCCCGTCGCCGTAGTCGGGGTCGACCTGCTCCGGGCTGAGCCCGAGCAGGTCGGCGACCAGCTCGACGACGACGTCGCGGACCAGGCCGGGCCGGTCCCGGACGTCCGGGCTGCGCAGCTCGACCGGACGCCGGTAGACGACCAGCCGCGCCGGCCGGCCACCCGCCGGCGGGTCCACCCGGCCCAGCGGCACCGGCCCGGGCCTCGGCGGCGGGACCTCCTCCACGGCCAGCTCCACGCCGGCCAGCTCGGCCGCGAAGCCACCCTCGACCCGCTCGACGGCCCCGAGCACCAGGTCGTCGAACCGCTCGGACCGGGTGGGCGGGTAGGGCACCGAGGCGGGCGCCAGCGGGCCGCGGATCCCGCGGCCGTGCCGGTCCCGGCGCCGGGCAGGGCGGCCCGGCTCGGGGTCCGGCTGGGACCGGCCCCGTCTCAGTCCGCGCACCCCGGCAGCGTAGCGAGCCCGGCCGACACGGGGACCGCACCGACCACCTCCCGCGGGTGGCCGCGCGGGCCGGGTACGTTCACCTCGTGCGCTCCATCCGTCGCTGCTCCCGGACGGCGTGCGGGCAACCCGCCGTCGCCACCCTCACGTACGTGTACGCCGAGTCGACCGCCGTCCTGGGCCCGCTGGCGACGTACGCCGAGCCGCACTGCTACGACCTGTGCCAGGCGCACAGCGAACGGCTCACGGCGCCGCGCGGCTGGGAGGTGGTCCGGCTGGCCCCGGACCCGGCGGCGCTGCTGCCGACGACGGATGACCTCGAGGCACTCGCCGACGCCGTCCGGGAGGCCGCTCGCCCGGCGCAGCGGCCGGAGCCCGAGCTGGTGCCGGCCGCGGCGCACGGGCTGGGCCGGCGCGGCCACCTGAGGGTGCTGCCCCCGACCGAGGACTGACCGCGCAGACCTGTCCGATTTGTCACGGAAACGCCCGGAACTCAAGCCAGGTCGCCCCCACTGCCGATGCAGCACCGACTCGTCACCGACCTCCCGGGAGCCCCGATGGCCCGCACCAGCCGTTCCAGCACGCCAGCCCCGCCCGTCGCGCTGGGCTCCCTCACCCAGCCCGGAGCGCGGGACGGCGCTCGCTGCCGGTCCTGCGCCAGCGAGCGGGTCACCCGGCTGGCCATGACCCTCACCGACGGCACTCCCGTGGAGTTCACCTCCTGCCACGTGTGCGCCCACCGCAGCTGGGTGGCCGAGGGGGTCGCGCTGGACCGGGAGACCGTCTTGGCCAAGACCCGCAAGGAGCGCTGACCGGGCCCCGGTAGGCTCCGCGGCATGCTCCGCGTGGATCGTGACCTGGACGCCGTCATCAAGGCCTACGACGTCCGGGGCACCTACCCGGACCAGATCGACGAGCAGCTGGCCACCGCCGTGGGGGCCGCGTTCGTGCAGGTCGTGGGTGCGACGACCGTCGCGGTCGGGTACGACATGCGCCCGAGCAGCCCGGCGCTGGCCGCCGCGTTCGCCGCCGGGGTGACCGGCCAGGGCGCCGACGTCGTCGACGTGGGGCTGGTGTCCACCGACGCGCTGTACTTCGCCTCCGGCTCGCTCGGCGTGCCCGGGGCCATGTTCACCGCGAGCCACAACCCGGCCCGCTACAACGGCATCAAGCTGTGCCGCGTGGGTGCCGCGCCGGTGGGCCGGGACACCGGGCTGGCCGAGATCCGCGCGCTGGTCGGGGACGGCGTCCCGGACGTCGACGTCCCCGCCGGCACGGTGACCCGACGGGAGATCCTGCCCGCCTACGCGGCCTACCTGCGGGGTCTGGTCGACATCGCCGGGATCCGGCCGCTGACCGTCGTGGTGGACGCCGGCAACGGGATGGCCGGCCACACCGTCCCGTTCGTGCTGCAGTACCCGGCCGCGACGCTGCCGCTGACCGTCGTCCCGCTGTACTTCGAGCTGGACGGCTCGTTCCCCAACCACGAGGCCAACCCGATCGAGCCGGAGAACCTGCGCGACCTGCAGCGGGCCGTCCGCGACGCCGGCGCGGACCTCGGGCTGGCCTTCGACGGCGACGCCGACCGCTGCTTCGTCGTGGACGAGGCCGGCGCCGCGGTGTCGCCGTCGATCATCACGGCGCTGATCGCGGCCCGTGAGCTGGCCCGCGAGCCGGGCGCCACCGTGATCCACAACCTGATCACCAGCCGGACCGTGCCCGAGGTGATCGCCGAGCACGGCGGGACCGCCGTGCGCACCCGGGTGGGGCACTCGTTCATCAAGCAGGTGATGGCCGAGACCGGCGCGGTGTTCGGCGGCGAGCACTCGGGGCACTTCTACTTCCGCGACTTTTGGCGGGCCGACTCCGGGATGCTGGCCGCGCTGCACGTGCTCGCGGCCCTCGGCGGCAGCCCGGCCGGGACGCCGCTGACCGCCCTGCTGGCGCCGTACGAGCGCTACCAGGCCTCGGGCGAGGTCAACAGCGAGGTCGCCGACGTTGCGGCCAGCACCGCCGCCGTCGAGGCCGCCTACGCGGGCCGGCCCGGCGTCTCGGCAGACCACCTCGACGGTCTCACGGTGGCCGCCGACGACTGGTGGTTCAACCTGCGCCCGTCCAACACCGAGCCGTTGCTCCGCCTCAACGTCGAGGCCCGCGACGTCGCGACCATGGAGCACGTGCGCGACGCCGTGCTCGCCCTCGTCCGTCGGGAGGCCACGTGAACCTGGACCCGCTGCTGCTGGAGATCCTCGCCTGCCCGTGCGAGCGGCACGAGCCGGTGCGGCCGGACGAGCAGCGCCAGGCGCTCGTGTGCACGTACTGCTCGACCGCGTTCCCGGTGCGCGACGACATCCCGGTGATGCTCCTCGACGAGGCCGAGCCCGGGCCGAACGGCATCGGCCAGCAGGGCTGAGCGGCATGACCCGCACCGTCGACGAGGCGCTGCTGGACGACCCGGACGCGCTCGCCGAGGCGGACCGCCACGGCACGCTGCTCGCTCTGGCCGGCGCCGGGGCACAGGTACGGGCCGCGCAGACCCTCGCGGGGGAGGCCGGCATCAGCGCGGTGGCGGACGACGGGCGCCCGCGGGCGCTGGTCGTGTCGGCCCTGGGCGGCTCGGCTGTGGTGGCCGACCTGCTCACCGCGCTGGCCGGTCCGCGCAGCCCGGTGCCGGTGTCCTCAGTCCACTCCGGGACACTGCCCGGCTGGGTGTCCTCGCTCGACGTGGTGGTCGCGGTGTCGGTCTCCGGCCGGGCCGCCGGCCCGCTCGCCGTGGCCGCCGAGGCGGCCCGCCGCGGCTGCCGGCTGGTGACCGTGGGCCGGGCCGGCTCGCCGTTGGCCGAGGTGTGCGCGCGGGCCCGCGGCGTGCACGTGCCCCTTGCGTCGGACCTGCGGTCCTCGCGGGCGGGGCTGTGGGCGCTCGCCGTCCCGGTGCTGATGGCCGCCGACTCGCTCCGGCTGGTCGAGGCGGGTGCCGCGGCGCTGGACGAGACCGCGGCCCGGCTGGACGACGTCGCCGAGACCGCCCGCCCGGCCTCGGAGTCCTTCGTGAACCCGGCCAAGGCGCTGGCCCTGGAGCTGGCGGGCCACGTGCCGCTGGTGCTGGGCGCCGGGGACCTCGCCGGCGTGGGGGCACTGCGTGCCGCCGGGCAGCTGGCCCGCAACGCCCGGCACCCCGCCGTCCCCGGGATCCTGCCGGACGCCGCAGGCGAGGTGGTCGCCACCTTCGACGGCCCGTTCGCCCGGGCCGAGGACGACCTGTTCGCCGACCCGTTCGAGACCCCCGAGCAGACCACGCTGCGGCTGCTGCTGCTGCGTGACGTCGAGGAGTTCGAGGAGCCCGACGTCGGCCGGATCGCGGCCGTCGTCCGGGACACCGCCGTGGACAGCGGCGTGCGGGTCACCGAGCACCGCGCCGAGGGCCGCTCGGCGCTGGCCAGGGTGGCGAGCCTGGTGGCGCTCACCGACTTCGCCTCGGTGTACCTCGCGCTCGGACTCGGCCTGGACCCCGCGACGTCGCGGCACGTCGCCGAGCTGAAGGAGCGGATGGGCTCGTGAGCGCCTCCGGGGGGACGCGGGCCATCGTCGCCGCGATGCTGGCCAACCTGGGCATCGCGATCAGCAAGTTCGTCGCCTTCCTGGCGACCGGCTCCTCCTCGCTGCTGTCGGAGTCCGTGCACTCGATGGCCGACACCGGCAACCAGGTGCTGCTCATCATCGGCGGGCGCAGGTCCCGCCAGGTGGCCGACGACGCGCACCCGTTCGGCTACGGCCGGCTGCGCTACCTCTACGCCTTCATCGTGTCGATCATCCTGTTCACCCTCGGTGGGGTGTTCGCGCTGTACGAGGGGTGGCACAAGGTCCACCACCCGGAGGCGCTGAGCAGCCCGGCCTGGGCGTTCGGTGTCCTCGGCGTCGCGGTCCTCCTCGAGTCCTGGTCGCTGCGGACCGCCGTCCACGAGTCCAACCCGCTGCGCGGCGGCCGGTCGTGGTGGGCCTTCCTGCGGCACGCCAAGGCGCCCGAGCTGCCCGTGGTGCTGCTGGAGGACACCGGGGCGCTGCTGGGCCTGGCCTTCGCGCTGGTCGGCGTCACGCTGGCGGTGACCACGGGCAACGGCGCCTGGGACGGCGTGGGCTCGCTGGCCATCGGCGTGCTGCTCGTGCTCATCGCCATGTTCCTGGCCTTCGAGGTGGGCAGCCTGCTCGTGGGCGAGGGAGCCGGCGCCGAGGACGTCGCCGCGATCCGGGCCGCCCTGGCCGGCGGCGGCGTGCAGAGCGTCATCCACCTGCGCACCCTGTACGTCGGCCCGGACGACCTGATGGTCGCGGCCAAGGTGGCCGTGCAGCACGACGACACCGCGCAGGCCGTGGCGGAGGCCATCGACGCGGCCGAGGCACGGGTCCGTGTGAGCGTCCCGGCGGTCACGCTCATCTACCTCGAGCCGGACATCCGGCGCCCCCCCGAGAGCGGGTCGCTGCCCGGATGACCGCGCTGCCGCTGGACACCGCCGTCCGGCACTACTCCTGGGGCTCGCACACCGTGCTGCCGGCTCTGCTCGGCCGGCCGGAGCCGTCCGACCGGCCGTGGGCGGAGATCTGGATAGGCGCCCACCCCGACGACCCGTCCCGGCTGCCGGACGGCCGCACCCTGGCCGACGTCGTGCCCGACCTGCCGTTCCTGGTCAAGCTGCTCGCGGCCGAGCAGCCGCTGTCCATCCAGGCGCACCCCGACCGGGCCCAGGCCACCGAGGGGTTCGCCCGGGAGGAGGCCGCGGGGCTGCGCCGCGACGACCCGCGGCGCAACTACCGCGACCGCAACCACAAGCCCGAGCTGCTGGTCGCGCTCGGGCACACCGAGGCGCTGTGCGGGTTCCGGCCGCCGGCCGAGGCGCTGCGGCTGGTCCGGCTGGTGGGCAGCCCGCTGCTGGAGCGGCTGACCGTCCCGCTGGCCCACCCCGACGAGGAGCACGCGCTGCGGGAGACCGTCGCCGCGGTCCTCGGGCTGGACGGCGTCGAGCGGGACCGGCTGGTCTCGGAGGTGGCGGCGGCCTGCGGCGGGCACCGGGCCGAGGCCGGGTCGTCGGACGCGGCCGCGCTGGACTGGGTGGTCCGGCTGGCGGTCAGCTACCCCGGGGATGCCGGGATCGTGGCGCCGCTGCTGATGCGACTGGTCCGGCTGGAGCCCGGCCAGGCGGTGTTCCTCGAGTCCGGCGTCCTGCACGCCTACCTGCGGGGGGTCGGCGTCGAGGTGCAGGCCTCCTCGGACAACGTGCTGCGCGGCGGGCTCACCGCCAAGCACGTGGACCTCGACGAGCTGCGCCGGGTGGTCCGGTACGCCGCGCGGACCGAGCCGCGGGTGTGGCCGCGGCCGGTCAGCGACGGAGTCGAGGCGTACGACGTCCCGGTGTCGGACTTCGCGGTCTGGCGGGTCGAGGTGGCCGGGACCGCCCGCCCGGTGCCGGCCGTGGGGCCGGCGATCGTCGTGTGCGTGGCCGGCCAGGTCGCCGTCGGCGGGGTGGCGCTGGACCCCGGCCGGGCCGCCTTCCTGCCGGCCGGCTCCGGCCCCCTCGTGGTGACCGGCACCGGCACCTGCTTCGTCACCGCCCCCGGCAGCCACTGACGCAGGTCGCTGACCGGACGCCGCCCCCGAGGGCCGACGCCGACGTACTGTGCCGACATGCGAGCGGTCACGGTGCAGCCGAAGGTCAAAGGGTCGGTTCGTTGCGAGGAGGTGCCCGAGCCGGACCCCTCCACCGGTTCGGTGCTGGTCGAGGCGGTCGCCGTCGGGGTCTGCGGCACCGACGTGGAGATCGCCCAGGGCAGGTACGGCTGGGCTCCCGAGGGCCACGACCGGCTGGTGCTGGGGCACGAGTCCCTCGGCCGCGTCGTCGACCCCGGCTCGAGCAACCTGAGCAAGGGCGACCTGGTCGTCGGCATCGTGCGCCGGCCGGACCCGGTGCCCTGCCCGAGCTGCGCGGTCGGCGAATGGGACATGTGCCGCAACGGCCGCTACACCGAGCGCGGCATCAAGTCCATCGACGGGTTCATGTCCCAGCAGTGGCGGATCGAGCCCGACTACGTCACCGTGCTGGACCCGTCCCTGGGCCTGCTGGGCGTCCTGCTCGAGCCCACGACTGTGGTCACCAAGGCCTGGGAGCAGGTCGGGGCCGTGGGGAGCCGCGCGTTCTGGGAGCCGCGCACCTGCCTGGTGACCGGCGCCGGTCCGATCGGTCTGCTGGCCGCCATGGTCGGCGTCCAGCGCGGCCTCGAGGTGCACGTGCTCGACCAGGTCGACTCCGGGCCCAAGCCGGAGCTCGTCAAGGCCCTTGGCGCCACGTACCACCACGGCAGCGCGCTCGACGTCGGGTTCGATCCGGACGTCGTCATCGAGTGCACCGGGGTGGCCCAGGTCATCGCCGACGTGATGCGCGCGGTCGGGTCCGGCGGGGTGGTCGCGCTCACCGGCGTGGGATCGGGGGGCCGGACGACCGGCCTGAAGCTGGCCGACGTCGCCACCGAGATGGTGCTACAGAACAACGTGATCGTCGGGTCGGTCAACGCCAACCGGCGGCACTTCTACAAGGCCGCCCATGAGCTGACGCGCGCCGACCGCGACTGGCTGGCCCGGCTGGTCACCCGCCGGGTGCCGCCCGAGCGGATCGCCGAGGCGCTGGTCAAGCAGCCCGACGACATCAAGGTGGTCGTCGACTTCACCGCCGGCTGAGTCGGACCCAGCCGCTGGCCGGGCGGACCTTCAGCGTCCCGACGCGGGTACGCGGGACCCCGGCCGCGGCCGTCCGCCGGGTCGGCCCGTGGTGGCCGGGCGCCCGCGCAGCAGCCGCTGCGCCTTGACCTGGTCGAAGTCCAGCGCCCGCGTGGTCGTGCGCCCGGTGAGGTCGCCCAGCCGGCGTACGTCGGCCTCGGCCGCCGGGTCGGAGAGCACCCGAAGGGCGAACGCCAATGCGGCCGGGCTCACCTCGTAGCGCTGCTCCAGCGCGGCCGCCCAGCCGGCCGCCGCGAGGTCCGCGGCGCCGTAGTGGCGGTGCCGGCCCGGCTCGTCCGCGGCCGGCACCAGCAGGCCCAGCCGCTCCCGGTAGCGCAGCATCCGGGCCGTCGTCCCCAGCCGGTCCGCCGCGTCGGTGATCCGCATGAGTCAATCCTGACACAATCATGTCAGGAACGGCCGGCAGGAGCGGAGCGCGCCCTACGATCCGGGGATGACCTCAGACGCCATCCCTCGCCACGACATCGCCGACGCCTCGCTGGCCGCCCAGGGCCGGCTCCGGATCGAGTGGGCCGAGCGGTCCATGCCGGTGCTGACTCAGATCCGCGAGCGGTTCGCCAAGGAGCGCCCCTTCGAGGGCACCCGGATCGCCGCCTGCATGCACGTGACCACCGAGACCGCGAACCTGATGCGGGCCCTGCAGGCCGGGGGGGCCGAGATCGCGTTGTGTGCGTCCAACCCGCTGTCCACCCAGGACGACACCGCCGCGGCCCTCGTGCACGAGTACCGCATCTCGGTGTTCGCCCGCAACAACGTCGACCACGACGGCTACTACGCGCACATCAACGCGGCGCTCGACATCGCCCCGCACCAGGTGTTCGACGATGGCTGCGACCTGGTCAACACCTTGCACACCACCCGCCAGGAGCTGCTGGACGTGGTCAAGGGCGGCTGCGAGGAGACCACCACCGGGGTGATCCGGTTGCGCGCGATGACCGCGGACAAGGCGCTGCGGTTCCCAATGATCGCGGTGAACGACACCGACACCAAGCACATGTTCGACAACCGGTACGGCACCGGACAGTCCACCCTGGACGCCGTCTTCCGGGCCACGAACACGCTGCTGGCGGGCAAGACCGTCGTCGTGGCCGGCTACGGCTACTGCGGCAAGGGCGTGTCCGAACGGTCCAAGGGCATGGGTGCGAACGTGGTCGTCACCGAGATCGACCCGACCAAGGCTCTGGACGCGACCATGCAGGGCTACCGGGTCATGCCGATGGCCGACGCCGCCCGCGTCGGCGACGTATTCATCACCGTCACCGGCAACCGCGACGTGCTGCGCCAGGAGTTCTTCGAGGTCATGAAGGACGGCGCGATCTTCGCGAACTCGGGCCACTTCGACATCGAGATCGACGTCAAGTGGTTGGAGGCCAACGCGGTGGCCGTCAACCGCAAGATCCGACACCAGACCGACGAGTACGTCATGGCCGACGGACGCCGGCTGCTGCTGCTGGCCGAGGGCCGGCTGGTCAACCTCGGCGCGGCCGAGGGCCACCCGGCCGCGGTCATGGACATGTCCTTCGCCGACCAGGCGCTGACCGCCGAGTGGCTGGTCACCAACGCCTCGCAGCTTGAGCCCGGCGTCCACGACGTGCCCACCGAGATCGACAAGGAGGTCGCCCGGC is a window encoding:
- a CDS encoding DUF5719 family protein, which produces MRLTRPFAVLLAVAAVLGGAVAVTAAAQPAAPTAARGSGGATVPVERLTLVCPGAVTRADVQQAYVTAISPEGGDGTLRVEALGAAPDAKPLLAAPASRPDGPVTLRYPVPAAGPSTLVVQATGALARGLTADVSVRASAGAARGRSNVSCTAPQPDAWFVGGGATVGRRSALYLSNTDATAATVDVTVFTPTGAQQPAAAQGLLVPAGQQRVLALDALVPGTAATAVAVSSVSGRVASALADVVVNGLDPGGVDWVPPSVEPARSLVIPGVPGDADAKSVLQLVAPGPGDAVVHLRLLTGEGSIVPLGIDTLQVPAGQLVEVPLDKVKPQGGYAIEADADQPMVGGVRTVRAGQYPDFAYTAAAAALPGAAAVTDVEASVRVSTVLLLTAPGDTDVSATLTTLPPAGSKPPAVPKPVTVKVPAGRTTVVQLGVSGYRVAAVVTPAAGAGPLYVAWLTTEQGPRGPLITGGPVVASPATMRVPAVLPDPMAGLGAGSATG
- a CDS encoding metallopeptidase family protein codes for the protein MRGLRRGRSQPDPEPGRPARRRDRHGRGIRGPLAPASVPYPPTRSERFDDLVLGAVERVEGGFAAELAGVELAVEEVPPPRPGPVPLGRVDPPAGGRPARLVVYRRPVELRSPDVRDRPGLVRDVVVELVADLLGLSPEQVDPDYGDGDGDGD
- a CDS encoding DUF3499 domain-containing protein gives rise to the protein MRSIRRCSRTACGQPAVATLTYVYAESTAVLGPLATYAEPHCYDLCQAHSERLTAPRGWEVVRLAPDPAALLPTTDDLEALADAVREAARPAQRPEPELVPAAAHGLGRRGHLRVLPPTED
- a CDS encoding phosphomannomutase/phosphoglucomutase; its protein translation is MLRVDRDLDAVIKAYDVRGTYPDQIDEQLATAVGAAFVQVVGATTVAVGYDMRPSSPALAAAFAAGVTGQGADVVDVGLVSTDALYFASGSLGVPGAMFTASHNPARYNGIKLCRVGAAPVGRDTGLAEIRALVGDGVPDVDVPAGTVTRREILPAYAAYLRGLVDIAGIRPLTVVVDAGNGMAGHTVPFVLQYPAATLPLTVVPLYFELDGSFPNHEANPIEPENLRDLQRAVRDAGADLGLAFDGDADRCFVVDEAGAAVSPSIITALIAARELAREPGATVIHNLITSRTVPEVIAEHGGTAVRTRVGHSFIKQVMAETGAVFGGEHSGHFYFRDFWRADSGMLAALHVLAALGGSPAGTPLTALLAPYERYQASGEVNSEVADVAASTAAVEAAYAGRPGVSADHLDGLTVAADDWWFNLRPSNTEPLLRLNVEARDVATMEHVRDAVLALVRREAT
- a CDS encoding Trm112 family protein, translated to MNLDPLLLEILACPCERHEPVRPDEQRQALVCTYCSTAFPVRDDIPVMLLDEAEPGPNGIGQQG
- a CDS encoding SIS domain-containing protein, which codes for MTRTVDEALLDDPDALAEADRHGTLLALAGAGAQVRAAQTLAGEAGISAVADDGRPRALVVSALGGSAVVADLLTALAGPRSPVPVSSVHSGTLPGWVSSLDVVVAVSVSGRAAGPLAVAAEAARRGCRLVTVGRAGSPLAEVCARARGVHVPLASDLRSSRAGLWALAVPVLMAADSLRLVEAGAAALDETAARLDDVAETARPASESFVNPAKALALELAGHVPLVLGAGDLAGVGALRAAGQLARNARHPAVPGILPDAAGEVVATFDGPFARAEDDLFADPFETPEQTTLRLLLLRDVEEFEEPDVGRIAAVVRDTAVDSGVRVTEHRAEGRSALARVASLVALTDFASVYLALGLGLDPATSRHVAELKERMGS
- a CDS encoding cation diffusion facilitator family transporter — protein: MSASGGTRAIVAAMLANLGIAISKFVAFLATGSSSLLSESVHSMADTGNQVLLIIGGRRSRQVADDAHPFGYGRLRYLYAFIVSIILFTLGGVFALYEGWHKVHHPEALSSPAWAFGVLGVAVLLESWSLRTAVHESNPLRGGRSWWAFLRHAKAPELPVVLLEDTGALLGLAFALVGVTLAVTTGNGAWDGVGSLAIGVLLVLIAMFLAFEVGSLLVGEGAGAEDVAAIRAALAGGGVQSVIHLRTLYVGPDDLMVAAKVAVQHDDTAQAVAEAIDAAEARVRVSVPAVTLIYLEPDIRRPPESGSLPG
- the manA gene encoding mannose-6-phosphate isomerase, class I — its product is MTALPLDTAVRHYSWGSHTVLPALLGRPEPSDRPWAEIWIGAHPDDPSRLPDGRTLADVVPDLPFLVKLLAAEQPLSIQAHPDRAQATEGFAREEAAGLRRDDPRRNYRDRNHKPELLVALGHTEALCGFRPPAEALRLVRLVGSPLLERLTVPLAHPDEEHALRETVAAVLGLDGVERDRLVSEVAAACGGHRAEAGSSDAAALDWVVRLAVSYPGDAGIVAPLLMRLVRLEPGQAVFLESGVLHAYLRGVGVEVQASSDNVLRGGLTAKHVDLDELRRVVRYAARTEPRVWPRPVSDGVEAYDVPVSDFAVWRVEVAGTARPVPAVGPAIVVCVAGQVAVGGVALDPGRAAFLPAGSGPLVVTGTGTCFVTAPGSH
- a CDS encoding glucose 1-dehydrogenase, translated to MRAVTVQPKVKGSVRCEEVPEPDPSTGSVLVEAVAVGVCGTDVEIAQGRYGWAPEGHDRLVLGHESLGRVVDPGSSNLSKGDLVVGIVRRPDPVPCPSCAVGEWDMCRNGRYTERGIKSIDGFMSQQWRIEPDYVTVLDPSLGLLGVLLEPTTVVTKAWEQVGAVGSRAFWEPRTCLVTGAGPIGLLAAMVGVQRGLEVHVLDQVDSGPKPELVKALGATYHHGSALDVGFDPDVVIECTGVAQVIADVMRAVGSGGVVALTGVGSGGRTTGLKLADVATEMVLQNNVIVGSVNANRRHFYKAAHELTRADRDWLARLVTRRVPPERIAEALVKQPDDIKVVVDFTAG
- a CDS encoding MerR family DNA-binding transcriptional regulator; translated protein: MRITDAADRLGTTARMLRYRERLGLLVPAADEPGRHRHYGAADLAAAGWAAALEQRYEVSPAALAFALRVLSDPAAEADVRRLGDLTGRTTTRALDFDQVKAQRLLRGRPATTGRPGGRPRPGSRVPASGR
- the ahcY gene encoding adenosylhomocysteinase, translated to MTSDAIPRHDIADASLAAQGRLRIEWAERSMPVLTQIRERFAKERPFEGTRIAACMHVTTETANLMRALQAGGAEIALCASNPLSTQDDTAAALVHEYRISVFARNNVDHDGYYAHINAALDIAPHQVFDDGCDLVNTLHTTRQELLDVVKGGCEETTTGVIRLRAMTADKALRFPMIAVNDTDTKHMFDNRYGTGQSTLDAVFRATNTLLAGKTVVVAGYGYCGKGVSERSKGMGANVVVTEIDPTKALDATMQGYRVMPMADAARVGDVFITVTGNRDVLRQEFFEVMKDGAIFANSGHFDIEIDVKWLEANAVAVNRKIRHQTDEYVMADGRRLLLLAEGRLVNLGAAEGHPAAVMDMSFADQALTAEWLVTNASQLEPGVHDVPTEIDKEVARLKLAAMGVGIDTLTDAQAEYLSSWQHGS